The Rosa chinensis cultivar Old Blush chromosome 7, RchiOBHm-V2, whole genome shotgun sequence DNA segment AATAAAGAGACTACGCCTCACAATGCCGTGCTTAAACAACAAGTTATATAGTGGTGAGAATGACAAATGTTCTTGGAGAGAAGTTAATTTCCACGGTATATTTTCTTATATTCATTGGTACGATTTGACACCAGACACTTCTAAAGAAGGAGAGGTAAGGAGAGAGAAATAAATAGAAACCCAAACGCCATGCAAAAAAAGAAATATCACATTTCTATTTCCATTTATAAACTTCATTGGATGGATAATTCAGACTAAAAAAGTATAACATCCCTTTCATGATTATTTCCTTTGGTAATTATTTATAGGCTGTTAAAATTTGTTGAGAATTTATCTACAGAGAATCTACTATCATTTAGTAGCCTGGTTGATAACATACCAATCCTGGGGCCTTGGAAGCGTCCATAATCCCAAATGGTCGATTCTGCAAACATTAGACTGAGAATTCTCAATAGGTATATTCAGTAAAAGTTCACCGAAATATATTGACATCTACTTAATGTTATGATCTTTTTGGGTAGAATAATCCCATCTTATTAGAGGGGATTACCACTTAATTCCATTACAGTATCTACTACTTTGCCAGAAACTTCAATTGCGAACAATTACTTTTTTATGTTTATAAAATACTGACTCAATGCTTGATAGCTGATAGAGTTATTATCTTTAGTATCATGGTACCTTCGATGATGCAGCCAGGAAGGCATGGTGCACCAAGTAAAAGACTGAGCCACCAATAGCTCCAGCTAGATACAACTTCAGCAAAAACTCAGGCCCAAAAGTTCTTCCAATCTGGTCAATACACCAAAACCAGTAAGCAAGATTGAAACTGATTGAACTCGCCATTTCATAAAGATTATATTAACAAAATAAGTTGAGCAAACTTAACTTTATGATACATAATTCAACTAAACAGATTCCATAACAAATATAGTAGCATACAGGAATCCTTTAGGATGTGTGTGTTTAAGAAAAATTGGAACCAGTAACACGCAAGAGAAATAGCTTATGAGGAAGCTGAGCTTACATTGATCCCAAAAAAATACAGTCCAATCATGTTAGAAATGATATGCCAAATATCAACGTGACTAAATGCAGAAGTTATCAATGTGTGAAGACGTCCACTTGTAAAATTGTTTAATGAGATCTGCTTAGAGAAAATCAAGAAGTTAGGAAAATGAAGTAAGAAATGGAATATTATGAGACAATAATACTAAGCAGCTATAAAGAGTCTGTCCGTCAACATATTGTTTCCTTGAGTTGTGCACTTGTTACTTAAGTCACTTATGAAAAGCCAATGGGTACACATATTCAAGCAGCTGCTCCAGAAGACAGAGCCCATAAATGGTCAGGAATTAAAGATTAAATACAAAAAGTTGACAGTACTTAGTAGCACACAAATTCAAATTAAGAACTCACAGTAAAATTCTTGTACATGAATATAGGGTCTGCTATCctccataaaagaaaaacagcAACATTAGCTACAACCAATCCCAAAACCATGTCACCGCTTGATAACCTTCGCAACCATGTTCTCCTGCAAACAGAACATATAAATTATTCACAGAAAGGATCTTGCATGTAGTGCGTTAAACGACAAATATGGAGTGACGAGAAACTCAAAAATCTGCTGTTATGTTTGATAGTATTCTCTTTTCCATATGTGTTTCTTCAACATGTGAAATCCGAGATCATGAAAGTGTACTTATTTTGTAGCAGTATCGAAGAAACAAGCTGAACCAGAAACTGCATATCAGATCTATACTTAATTCGTAATTCACAACATGACCACAGGTCCACAAGTAAAGCAATACCTATAGTCATATGCAGTAAGTCTTGCAACTGAACAACTCATCGCATACCAGAACTCATTTTTTATTTGAACTAAAAAACACAGTAATTTCACATTTCCAACTTGAAGATGGTAGCtcataaaaacaaagaagaaaaaaacttgAAGATTGGTATGAAGGCATATCAGATGCCAGACTATTGCGCCCACTCATGTTTAATACATAATAATGTATACCAAGTACCAACTACTAGCAGATCAATAACTTGATCCCCTAAACAATACTAGTCATATTTAATTGTAAACTACAATGTCATACACAATTATGTAGCAGAAGATGTCAATGGCTATTTGGAGTCAAGAATGCAGGAGCTTTTGAGATGAATAAAAGGAGGCAACACATAAACAGAAAAACTAGTACAGTCCACCATTCAAAAACCGAAACGTGTAGTCCTTTTCAGTTCCCCACCACATTGCTTTTCTCTCATGCGTCAAATCAATCAGAACCCAAAAACAAATAttaaccagaaaaaaaaaaccccaattcaGTGACATACAAATTCCCACATTcatgaaatttcatatatacaaaacaaaagcaGAAAACTTTGTTCAACACTAATTGCATTGAAACTAATCACACACTTTGACAGAGAACTAAGAGCATTACCAGGCACTCTGATTAGAAATACGACTTGGGTTGAAGTTAAAACTCTGTTTGGGAAACTTGCTTTGGAGAAAGGCAAGCCTGCAATCCGAAAGCCTCTTGCTCGATACCCTCAAAAGGGTATTTGCGGAATCCAAAGAAAAGTGTTTTCTGAGTACTGGGTTGGAGAGAAAGCCATGAATTTTGTGAGTGAGATTGTGCTGATGGGGAAGTGGGTTTGTGGGGAAGGAGCTAAAGAAGTGATTTTGGGTCTGGGTTTGGGGTGGTTTCGTGAGAGAGAAGGTTTTGTGAGGTTGGAAGTGGAGAAGGGAAGAGCTttgggtggtggtggaggttgatAGGTTTTTGGGGAGGTTTGAGGCTAATTTCACAGAAACAATCCTCTGCATATTTTGAGGTTTGGAATCAAAGAGGTCTTTGAAGGAAAATTTCTgttctttttgttgttggaGATCAATGGAAATGTGCAGGGGATGGAAAAATTTCAAATGCAGGAGGGTGTTCTTTCACTTGTGAATGTCTCTAAGCATTTATATATATCTATTGGTTTGATCCTTCTACCACCAGAGTTGGTAACTGGTGAGTGTACCAGGGGAATTAAAGTGGTGTCCTGAAAATGTGTTTGTGTGCAAAGTAAAAGGAAGGAAGGAATAAACGGTCTTTATGCTTCATGTATTTTGGATGAATTGCAATGGTAGGATTGTGACTTATGTTTCACATAAGTAATTTGCTTTCAATTTTGAGTAAGGAAATTATATTGAAAGTACATAATAGACATTTAgactatttattttttaatattaaatTAACTGAAATTTAGAGACATTGACTTAATGCAGCTTGAGTTTAGCTCGTTTAGTTCttgttaataaaaaaattaagttGAGTTCGAATCAATATGTTGACAAGAAACAAGCTGATTTTGAACACCAATATCTTCCATTCCAACTTACAAAGTTTTTTTAGGCACTTGAATATTTGATTGAGAATAGATATACActtttttccttatttgtttGACCACTGATATAGGGTATAAGCACATGGAGATTATTTGTAAGTGTCGTTCTTACTTTGAAATTGAATGAAATCTCTAatattttgtaaaaaaaaaaaaaaaaaatgtaaacacTATTATGTTTGAAAACCAACTCTATTATGCtcatttgtctaattttatatttattcatctatttatttattttatcttttaacTTATTACCGCGTAAGAGCGGGTCACTGCTCATTGCTCATTCCATACACGTAGCAGGTAGTGAGTCTGTTAGTCTGAAAAAATGGGTATGAGGGTTCTAAACAGAACCCTTCTCACCCGCTTCACATTCACTTCAACCCCCAAACAAAACCCATCTCTCACAAACCTAAAGTTCCAATCTTTTTCATCAAATCCACTAAACCCCAGATTTTCAATACAAATTTCCAATCTACTCCAAAGGTACGGCTTTCCATCTTCCATTGTTCACAATTTCATATCAAAGAATCAATATTTACTCAATTCAGATTTGCATGACTTAGACAAGTCTCTGGTTATTCTTTCGTCCTTCAAAATTGATCAGAGTTCCCTTGTTTcattgatatgtgattgccctggggttttggattttgaatttCTTAAGAAATGGGAACTGGGTTTCTCAAAATTGGGGCTTTTGGGTGCCTCCCCgttgatgattaagagtgttttggAGCAATCTAAGAGGTTTCAGATTGACCCAGATGGTGTTTTTAGGAGTGTGGAGGCTTtgaggggtttagggtttaaggatGGTACTGTCTGTAGGGTTTTAGAGGGGTTTCCAGGAGTGGTTTTGATGAATGAGAAGGAGATAGATAAGAGAATTGAGTTCTTGGTGGGATTTGGGATTCCGAGGGACGGAATTGATCGCGTTCTTTGTTGTTTTCCAGGGGTTTTAGGATTTGGGGTTGAAGATAGATTAAAGCCATTGCTCTGTGAGT contains these protein-coding regions:
- the LOC112175243 gene encoding RHOMBOID-like protein 12, mitochondrial isoform X2, whose amino-acid sequence is MQRIVSVKLASNLPKNLSTSTTTQSSSLLHFQPHKTFSLTKPPQTQTQNHFFSSFPTNPLPHQHNLTHKIHGFLSNPVLRKHFSLDSANTLLRVSSKRLSDCRLAFLQSKFPKQSFNFNPSRISNQSAWRTWLRRLSSGDMVLGLVVANVAVFLLWRIADPIFMYKNFTISLNNFTSGRLHTLITSAFSHVDIWHIISNMIGLYFFGINIGRTFGPEFLLKLYLAGAIGGSVFYLVHHAFLAASSKSNVCRIDHLGLWTLPRPQDWGQAVLLMLSCCLIYSFTPQLPSTLILSYQFLPCCWESF
- the LOC112180907 gene encoding transcription termination factor MTERF15, mitochondrial; protein product: MGMRVLNRTLLTRFTFTSTPKQNPSLTNLKFQSFSSNPLNPRFSIQISNLLQRYGFPSSIVHNFISKNQYLLNSDLHDLDKSLVILSSFKIDQSSLVSLICDCPGVLDFEFLKKWELGFSKLGLLGASPLMIKSVLEQSKRFQIDPDGVFRSVEALRGLGFKDGTVCRVLEGFPGVVLMNEKEIDKRIEFLVGFGIPRDGIDRVLCCFPGVLGFGVEDRLKPLLCEFKDFGFGKDVIRREIVKEPRVLGMEFGEFSWCLEWLRTLKCREPIKEKIFSNGEFRAGFEVKLRVDCLCKHGLIRREAFEVLWKEPRSIIYKVEDIERKIEFLTHEMKFNIRCLVEVPEYLGVNFEKQIVPRFTVIEHLRSKGGLGCEVGLKGLIKPSRLRFYNLYVKPYPDCETIFGRLSGDGKVRNQHPAGLWKLFKPPSYPESKDDVKNTKSFMESLAH
- the LOC112175243 gene encoding RHOMBOID-like protein 12, mitochondrial isoform X1, which translates into the protein MQRIVSVKLASNLPKNLSTSTTTQSSSLLHFQPHKTFSLTKPPQTQTQNHFFSSFPTNPLPHQHNLTHKIHGFLSNPVLRKHFSLDSANTLLRVSSKRLSDCRLAFLQSKFPKQSFNFNPSRISNQSAWRTWLRRLSSGDMVLGLVVANVAVFLLWRIADPIFMYKNFTISLNNFTSGRLHTLITSAFSHVDIWHIISNMIGLYFFGINIGRTFGPEFLLKLYLAGAIGGSVFYLVHHAFLAASSKNRPFGIMDASKAPGLGASGAVNAIMLLDIFLHPTATLYFDFIIPVPAMLLGIFLIGKDILRIMEGNSQISGSAHLGGAAVAAIAWARLRKGRGLF
- the LOC112175243 gene encoding RHOMBOID-like protein 12, mitochondrial isoform X3, encoding MSYHLQVGNVKLLCFLVQIKNEFWYAMSCSVARLTAYDYRRTWLRRLSSGDMVLGLVVANVAVFLLWRIADPIFMYKNFTISLNNFTSGRLHTLITSAFSHVDIWHIISNMIGLYFFGINIGRTFGPEFLLKLYLAGAIGGSVFYLVHHAFLAASSKNRPFGIMDASKAPGLGASGAVNAIMLLDIFLHPTATLYFDFIIPVPAMLLGIFLIGKDILRIMEGNSQISGSAHLGGAAVAAIAWARLRKGRGLF